Proteins encoded by one window of Pseudonocardia alni:
- a CDS encoding SIS domain-containing protein: protein MNGVLDDTLLADPEGLAARDTTGVLRAAATAGAQVRSALYTAGQAGLDRLRGHRPRALVLLRRPGVSGVVADLVTALLTDRCPVPVVTAERLPGWIGPLDVVVAHSADPTDPELAESVAVAVHRGAEVVLSAPDSGPVAQAGAGRARLVEPRIPLPEGLGFAQALTVALVAVAELDLLPGMRSEEVPARLEALADALDAEAERCQPAHEPFVNPAKALALRLAERTPLLWGVDPAAAAVARHGALALATHAGVVAHADGLAQAGTLAGLRVAVDLSERGGGDIFHDPFDDPASGGDAPPPRLVLLGTGEEDPQSVSRRVLGREWPNADLAHPVDEIPRGTRDAALLRAGVLALRADIAAVYLGLATGATLIT, encoded by the coding sequence GTGAACGGGGTGCTCGACGACACGCTGCTGGCCGATCCCGAGGGGCTGGCGGCGCGGGACACCACGGGCGTCCTGCGGGCCGCCGCGACCGCGGGCGCCCAGGTCCGCTCCGCGCTCTACACCGCGGGCCAGGCCGGGCTGGACCGGCTGCGCGGGCACCGTCCGCGCGCGCTGGTGCTGCTGCGCCGGCCCGGTGTCTCCGGGGTGGTGGCCGACCTCGTCACGGCCCTGCTCACCGACCGCTGTCCGGTGCCGGTCGTGACCGCCGAGCGGCTGCCGGGCTGGATCGGGCCGCTGGACGTCGTCGTCGCGCACTCCGCGGACCCCACCGACCCGGAGCTGGCCGAGTCGGTCGCCGTCGCGGTGCACCGCGGCGCCGAGGTCGTGCTGTCCGCGCCGGACTCCGGGCCGGTCGCCCAGGCCGGCGCCGGGCGCGCCCGGCTGGTCGAGCCGCGCATCCCGCTGCCCGAGGGGCTCGGGTTCGCCCAGGCGCTGACCGTGGCGCTGGTCGCCGTCGCCGAGCTGGACCTGCTGCCCGGGATGCGCAGCGAGGAGGTCCCGGCCCGGCTCGAGGCGCTCGCCGACGCGCTGGACGCCGAGGCCGAGCGCTGCCAGCCCGCGCACGAGCCGTTCGTGAACCCGGCGAAGGCGCTCGCGTTGCGGCTGGCCGAGCGGACGCCGCTGCTGTGGGGCGTGGACCCGGCCGCCGCCGCGGTGGCCCGGCACGGCGCGCTGGCGCTGGCCACCCACGCCGGTGTCGTCGCGCACGCCGACGGGCTCGCGCAGGCGGGCACCCTGGCCGGTCTGCGCGTCGCCGTCGACCTGTCCGAGCGGGGCGGGGGCGACATCTTCCACGACCCGTTCGACGACCCGGCCTCCGGTGGCGACGCGCCACCGCCGCGGCTGGTGCTGCTCGGCACGGGGGAGGAGGACCCGCAGTCGGTGAGCCGCCGGGTGCTCGGCAGGGAGTGGCCGAACGCCGACCTGGCACACCCGGTCGACGAGATCCCGCGCGGCACCCGCGACGCGGCGCTGCTGCGGGCCGGTGTGCTCGCCCTGCGCGCCGACATCGCCGCCGTGTACCTCGGCCTGGCGACCGGCGCCACCCTGATCACCTGA
- the manA gene encoding mannose-6-phosphate isomerase, class I gives MELLENPIRTYAWGSRTVIAELLGEPVPSPHPQAELWLGAHPAAPSTVGGGTRPLHELIAADPVAALGRGRDRWEGRLPFLLKVLAAEEPLSLQAHPSLEQAREGWERENAAGIAVDAPDRSYRDAHHKPELICALTEFVALVGFREPARTVELLRALDVPELAAYTELLAGQPCPDGLRALFTTWITLPQSVLDGLVPALQDGAVRLLERGTAQEWTGEAKTALDLSERYPDDAGVLAALLLNRITLAPGEALFLPAGNLHAYLSGAGIEVMANSDNVLRGGLTPKHVDVPELLRVLDFTAPPPPVRDPVPDPGADGWHRYDVPVEEFLLRRAVTDGRDKLDVPGTGARILLCVDGDAAVDAGGVTVELPRGRAVFLPAADSGAVLTTGEDGATVFLSGDAL, from the coding sequence GTGGAACTGCTGGAGAACCCGATCCGCACCTACGCGTGGGGCTCGCGGACGGTCATCGCCGAGCTGCTCGGCGAGCCCGTCCCGTCACCGCACCCGCAGGCGGAGCTGTGGCTGGGCGCGCACCCGGCCGCCCCGTCGACGGTCGGCGGGGGCACCCGCCCGCTGCACGAGCTCATCGCCGCCGACCCGGTCGCCGCGCTGGGCCGGGGCCGCGACCGCTGGGAGGGACGGCTGCCGTTCCTGTTGAAGGTGCTGGCCGCCGAGGAGCCGCTGAGCCTGCAGGCCCACCCGAGCCTGGAGCAGGCCCGTGAGGGCTGGGAGCGGGAGAACGCCGCGGGGATCGCGGTGGACGCGCCGGACCGCAGCTACCGCGACGCCCACCACAAGCCGGAGCTGATCTGCGCGCTGACCGAGTTCGTCGCGCTGGTCGGGTTCCGCGAGCCGGCCCGCACGGTGGAGCTGCTGCGCGCCCTGGACGTCCCCGAGCTCGCCGCCTACACCGAGCTGCTGGCCGGCCAGCCGTGCCCGGACGGGCTGCGCGCGCTGTTCACCACCTGGATCACGCTGCCCCAGTCGGTGCTCGACGGGCTCGTCCCGGCCCTGCAGGACGGTGCGGTCCGGCTGCTGGAGCGCGGCACCGCCCAGGAGTGGACCGGCGAGGCGAAGACCGCGCTCGACCTGTCCGAGCGCTACCCCGACGATGCGGGCGTGCTCGCCGCGCTGCTGCTCAACCGGATCACCCTGGCCCCCGGCGAGGCGCTGTTCCTGCCGGCCGGGAACCTGCATGCGTACCTGTCCGGGGCGGGCATCGAGGTGATGGCCAACTCCGACAACGTGCTGCGCGGCGGGCTGACGCCCAAGCACGTCGACGTGCCGGAGCTGCTGCGCGTCCTCGACTTCACCGCCCCGCCGCCGCCGGTCCGCGACCCGGTCCCCGACCCCGGCGCCGACGGCTGGCACCGCTACGACGTGCCGGTCGAGGAGTTCCTGCTCCGCCGCGCGGTCACCGACGGCCGGGACAAGCTCGACGTCCCCGGCACCGGCGCCCGCATCCTGCTGTGCGTCGACGGTGACGCCGCGGTCGACGCCGGCGGCGTCACCGTCGAGCTTCCCCGCGGTCGCGCGGTGTTCCTCCCCGCGGCCGACAGCGGCGCCGTGCTGACCACCGGCGAGGACGGGGCCACCGTCTTCCTGTCCGGCGACGCGCTGTAG
- a CDS encoding Lrp/AsnC family transcriptional regulator, whose protein sequence is MNDESSEPRRIRPSPSNPVRLDGVDRALLRQLERDARTPNNSLAAGAGIAPSTCLGRIRALREHGVIRGYHADVDPAATGHPLQAMISVRLQSDARDRLAEFVTRVSRRPEVRDVYFLAGDDDYMIRVATADTVALRDLVGTLNAWAEVAGTRTSLIFEHHRAPDTY, encoded by the coding sequence ATGAACGATGAATCTTCGGAACCGCGGCGGATCAGGCCGTCACCGTCGAACCCTGTTCGGCTCGACGGTGTCGACCGGGCCCTGCTCCGCCAGCTGGAACGGGACGCCCGCACACCGAACAACTCACTCGCCGCGGGCGCGGGGATCGCGCCGTCGACGTGCCTCGGCCGCATCCGGGCGCTGCGCGAGCACGGGGTGATCCGCGGCTACCACGCCGACGTCGACCCGGCGGCGACCGGCCACCCCCTGCAGGCCATGATCTCGGTCCGCCTGCAGTCCGACGCCCGCGACCGGCTCGCCGAGTTCGTGACCCGGGTGTCCCGCCGCCCCGAGGTGCGCGACGTCTACTTCCTCGCCGGCGACGACGACTACATGATCCGGGTCGCGACCGCCGACACCGTGGCACTGCGTGACCTGGTCGGGACGCTCAACGCCTGGGCGGAGGTCGCGGGCACCCGGACATCGCTGATCTTCGAGCACCACCGGGCACCCGACACCTACTGA
- a CDS encoding Trm112 family protein, with product MALQLDPQLLEILACPCDAHAVLTPGEDRLTCTACGRAFPVTDGIPVLLLDEALPGTGPAGDGRDDG from the coding sequence GTGGCCCTACAGCTCGACCCCCAGCTGCTGGAGATCCTGGCCTGCCCGTGCGACGCGCACGCGGTACTGACCCCGGGTGAGGACCGACTGACCTGCACGGCGTGCGGTCGCGCGTTCCCGGTGACCGACGGGATCCCGGTGCTGCTCCTCGACGAGGCGCTGCCCGGGACCGGGCCGGCGGGGGACGGACGGGACGACGGGTGA
- a CDS encoding glutamate mutase L, which translates to MTDASPDDPHTPAVCLDVGSCSTKAVLVLPDGTPAGFAEHPTTPDVLTGVDAAVAAAAAAAGRGRRAAPRVLACSSAGGALRLAVVGAETLIATEAGHRVCRSAGARVVGVHPGPLEPDAVLELSSRRPGAVLLLGGADGADPAVLLHNAGRLARTRGHWPVLLSVDDDDARADALGLLLAGGRAVTTCPNVTPQPGRIVAGPARDAVAALYARHVLGAGTGRFGALVHSATHAAVGAGAGVLARLTGTGVLVVDVGSATTDVHRGGPGPGPAAATVEGDLGVRDGAVGVLTEAQTEGIVDPVEADLLGPAVAALQESRATVPADRGAAAEDRRLAAIAAVVALRRHLRHTGVLADPAHPGTGPDTPVDAGEIGLVVLTGGVFRQRDAAGLAAAARTVRHDAVLAPLLARAEVRVDSESVLAPAGLLAAHGREVAAGGLLAEHLTG; encoded by the coding sequence ATGACCGACGCGTCGCCGGACGACCCGCACACGCCTGCGGTCTGCCTCGACGTCGGCTCCTGCTCGACCAAGGCCGTGCTGGTGCTGCCCGACGGGACCCCGGCGGGGTTCGCCGAGCACCCCACCACGCCCGACGTGCTCACCGGGGTCGACGCGGCCGTCGCCGCCGCGGCGGCCGCCGCGGGCCGGGGCAGGCGTGCCGCGCCGCGGGTGCTGGCCTGCTCCTCGGCGGGCGGGGCGCTGCGTTTGGCCGTGGTCGGGGCCGAGACGTTGATCGCCACCGAGGCCGGGCACCGGGTCTGCCGCTCCGCGGGGGCCCGGGTGGTCGGGGTGCACCCCGGGCCGCTGGAGCCCGACGCGGTGCTGGAGCTGTCGAGCCGCCGCCCCGGGGCGGTGCTGCTGCTCGGCGGTGCCGACGGTGCCGACCCGGCGGTGCTGCTGCACAACGCGGGCAGGCTGGCCCGCACCCGCGGGCACTGGCCGGTGCTGCTCTCGGTCGACGACGACGACGCCCGCGCCGACGCGCTCGGCCTGCTGCTGGCCGGTGGGCGGGCCGTCACGACCTGCCCCAACGTCACGCCGCAGCCGGGCCGGATCGTCGCCGGGCCCGCGCGGGACGCCGTCGCCGCGCTCTACGCCCGGCACGTCCTCGGGGCGGGCACCGGCCGGTTCGGCGCGCTGGTCCACTCCGCCACGCACGCCGCGGTCGGCGCCGGAGCCGGGGTACTGGCCCGGCTGACCGGGACCGGGGTGCTCGTCGTCGACGTCGGGTCGGCGACCACCGACGTGCACCGCGGCGGCCCCGGGCCCGGCCCGGCGGCCGCGACCGTGGAGGGCGATCTCGGGGTGCGCGACGGCGCCGTCGGCGTCCTGACGGAGGCCCAGACCGAGGGCATCGTCGACCCGGTGGAGGCCGACCTGCTCGGCCCGGCCGTCGCCGCGCTGCAGGAGTCGCGGGCCACCGTGCCCGCCGACCGGGGCGCGGCCGCCGAGGACCGCAGGCTGGCCGCGATCGCGGCGGTGGTCGCGCTGCGCAGGCACCTGCGCCACACCGGCGTCCTGGCCGACCCCGCGCACCCCGGGACCGGCCCGGACACCCCCGTCGACGCGGGTGAGATCGGTCTCGTCGTGCTCACCGGGGGCGTGTTCCGCCAGCGCGACGCGGCCGGGCTGGCCGCGGCGGCCCGCACGGTGCGCCATGACGCCGTCCTGGCGCCGCTGCTGGCCCGGGCGGAGGTGCGGGTCGACAGCGAGTCCGTGCTCGCCCCGGCCGGGCTGCTGGCCGCGCACGGCCGCGAGGTCGCGGCGGGCGGGCTGCTCGCCGAGCACCTGACAGGCTGA
- the ahcY gene encoding adenosylhomocysteinase codes for MTDHPKLQHAGGLDFAIADISEAEYGRKDIRLAENEMPGLIDLRREYGESKPLTGARIAGSLHMTTQTAVLIETLVALGADVRWVSCNIFSTQDYAAAATVVGPHGTAENPQGVPVFAWKGESLEDYWWCTEQLFKFRDADGNVVGPNMILDDGGDATLLVHKGVEFEKTGVVPSFDDDDLSVSDEERVVFDTLRRSLAEDPQRWTTINSDIRGVTEETTTGVNRLYQLAERGELLFPAINVNDSVTKSKFDNKYGIRHSLIDGLNRATDVLLGGKVAVVAAYGDTGKGSVEALAGQGARVIVAEVDPICALQALLEGHQVATLDSVIEQADIIVTATGNKDILTVDLLKRAKHQAIVANVGHFDNEIDMAGLSRVEGIKKINIKPQVDEWIFPDGHSVIVLSEGRLMNLGNATGHPSFVMSNSFSNQVIAQIELFTKHEEYNKDVYRLPKHLDEKVARIHVQALGGELTKLTKDQAEYIGVDVEGPYKPEHYRY; via the coding sequence ATGACCGATCACCCGAAGCTGCAGCACGCCGGCGGCCTGGACTTCGCGATCGCCGACATCTCCGAGGCGGAGTACGGCCGCAAGGACATCCGGCTCGCCGAGAACGAGATGCCGGGCCTGATCGACCTGCGCCGTGAGTACGGGGAGTCCAAGCCGCTGACCGGCGCGCGGATCGCCGGCTCGCTGCACATGACCACCCAGACCGCGGTCCTCATCGAGACCCTCGTCGCGCTCGGCGCCGACGTCCGCTGGGTGTCCTGCAACATCTTCTCCACCCAGGACTACGCGGCCGCCGCGACGGTCGTCGGCCCGCACGGCACCGCGGAGAACCCGCAGGGCGTCCCGGTCTTCGCCTGGAAGGGCGAGTCGCTGGAGGACTACTGGTGGTGCACCGAGCAGCTGTTCAAGTTCCGTGACGCCGACGGCAACGTCGTCGGCCCGAACATGATCCTCGACGACGGCGGCGACGCCACCCTGCTCGTGCACAAGGGCGTCGAGTTCGAGAAGACCGGCGTCGTGCCGAGCTTCGACGACGACGACCTGTCGGTCTCCGACGAGGAGCGGGTCGTGTTCGACACCCTGCGCCGCAGCCTCGCCGAGGACCCGCAGCGCTGGACGACGATCAACTCCGACATCCGCGGCGTCACCGAGGAGACCACCACCGGCGTCAACCGGCTGTACCAGCTGGCCGAGCGCGGCGAGCTGCTCTTCCCGGCGATCAACGTCAACGACTCGGTCACCAAGTCGAAGTTCGACAACAAGTACGGCATCCGCCACTCGCTGATCGACGGCCTGAACCGGGCCACCGACGTGCTGCTCGGCGGCAAGGTGGCCGTCGTGGCCGCCTACGGCGACACCGGCAAGGGCTCGGTCGAGGCGCTGGCGGGCCAGGGCGCGCGCGTCATCGTCGCCGAGGTCGACCCGATCTGCGCGCTGCAGGCGCTGCTGGAGGGCCACCAGGTCGCGACCCTGGACTCGGTCATCGAGCAGGCCGACATCATCGTCACGGCGACCGGCAACAAGGACATCCTCACGGTCGACCTGCTCAAGCGGGCCAAGCACCAGGCGATCGTCGCCAACGTCGGTCACTTCGACAACGAGATCGACATGGCGGGCCTGTCCCGCGTCGAGGGCATCAAGAAGATCAACATCAAGCCCCAGGTCGACGAGTGGATCTTCCCGGACGGCCACTCGGTCATCGTGCTGTCCGAGGGCCGCCTGATGAACCTGGGCAACGCGACCGGCCACCCGTCGTTCGTGATGTCCAACAGCTTCTCGAACCAGGTGATCGCCCAGATCGAGCTGTTCACCAAGCACGAGGAGTACAACAAGGACGTCTACCGGCTGCCGAAGCACCTGGACGAGAAGGTCGCGCGGATCCACGTGCAGGCCCTCGGTGGCGAGCTGACCAAGCTCACCAAGGACCAGGCCGAGTACATCGGCGTGGACGTCGAGGGTCCGTACAAGCCGGAGCACTACCGCTACTGA
- a CDS encoding amino acid permease has protein sequence MTVTSRGGGMFRTKTVEQSIRDTDEPDTRLKKDLGTIDLIVFGVAVVIGAGIFTLAASTAGNIAGPAVSLSFVLAAVACGLAALCYAEFASTVPVAGSAYTFSYATLGEFIAWIIGWDLVLEFAVGSAYVSKGWSEYLAQTLGLIGIEVSTSFELGSFFSFDWGALLLVVVLAFLLYRGTKLSSRVSLVITTIKVAIVLFVIILGAFFINAANYTPFVPEPTPGTVETGTGIQQSLLSFFGGASSSVFGVYGVFAAAAIVFFAFIGFDAVATTAEETKNPSKALPRGILGSLAIVTVLYVAVALVITGMVPYTDLATKPDGTRATLATAFASLGINWAATIIAVGALLGLTTVVMVLMLGQIRVIFAMSRDGLLPTALAKTNRFGTPGRATWLIGVVIALVATFFPAQDLEQMVNIGTLFAFVLVSIGVVVLRRTRPDLPRGFRTPLVPLVPILAVLACVWLMLNLSVETWLRFVIWMVIGVIVYFAYSRKNSILGRRERGDLPAQATSSD, from the coding sequence ATGACGGTCACGAGCCGTGGTGGCGGCATGTTCCGCACCAAGACGGTCGAGCAATCCATCCGGGACACCGACGAACCGGACACCCGGCTGAAGAAGGACCTGGGGACGATCGACCTGATCGTCTTCGGGGTCGCGGTGGTCATCGGCGCCGGGATCTTCACCCTGGCCGCCAGCACGGCCGGCAACATCGCGGGACCCGCGGTGTCGCTGTCGTTCGTGCTGGCCGCGGTGGCCTGCGGTCTGGCCGCCCTCTGCTACGCGGAGTTCGCCTCGACGGTGCCGGTCGCCGGCAGCGCCTACACCTTCTCCTACGCCACCCTGGGCGAGTTCATCGCCTGGATCATCGGCTGGGACCTGGTCCTGGAGTTCGCGGTCGGCTCGGCCTACGTGTCGAAGGGCTGGTCGGAGTACCTCGCCCAGACCCTCGGCCTGATCGGCATCGAGGTCTCGACCTCGTTCGAGCTGGGGAGCTTCTTCTCCTTCGACTGGGGTGCGCTGCTGCTCGTCGTCGTCCTGGCGTTCCTGCTCTACCGCGGCACGAAGCTGTCCAGCCGGGTCAGCCTGGTGATCACCACGATCAAGGTCGCGATCGTGCTGTTCGTGATCATCCTGGGCGCCTTCTTCATCAACGCGGCGAACTACACCCCGTTCGTCCCGGAGCCCACGCCCGGCACCGTCGAGACCGGCACCGGCATCCAGCAGTCGCTGCTGTCGTTCTTCGGGGGCGCCTCGTCGAGCGTCTTCGGGGTCTACGGCGTGTTCGCCGCCGCCGCGATCGTGTTCTTCGCCTTCATCGGCTTTGACGCCGTCGCGACCACCGCGGAGGAGACCAAGAACCCGTCGAAGGCGCTGCCCCGCGGCATCCTCGGCTCGCTCGCGATCGTCACCGTGCTCTACGTCGCCGTCGCGCTGGTGATCACCGGCATGGTGCCCTACACCGATCTGGCCACGAAGCCCGACGGCACCCGCGCCACGCTGGCCACGGCGTTCGCCTCGCTCGGCATCAACTGGGCGGCGACGATCATCGCCGTCGGCGCGCTGCTCGGCCTCACCACGGTCGTCATGGTGCTGATGCTCGGCCAGATCCGCGTCATCTTCGCGATGAGCCGCGACGGCCTGCTGCCGACCGCGCTGGCGAAGACCAACCGCTTCGGCACCCCGGGCCGGGCCACCTGGCTGATCGGCGTCGTGATCGCCCTGGTCGCGACGTTCTTCCCGGCCCAGGACCTCGAGCAGATGGTCAACATCGGCACGCTGTTCGCCTTCGTGCTGGTCTCGATCGGCGTGGTGGTCCTGCGCCGGACCCGGCCCGACCTGCCGCGCGGCTTCCGCACCCCGCTGGTGCCGCTCGTGCCGATCCTGGCCGTGCTCGCCTGCGTCTGGCTGATGCTGAACCTGTCGGTCGAGACCTGGCTGCGGTTCGTCATCTGGATGGTCATCGGCGTGATCGTGTACTTCGCGTACTCACGGAAGAACTCGATCCTCGGCCGCCGCGAGCGCGGCGACCTGCCCGCCCAGGCGACGTCCTCCGACTGA
- the ald gene encoding alanine dehydrogenase, whose amino-acid sequence MRVAVPKETKDNEFRVALTPAGVHELVGRGHEVVVEHDAGAGSAISDADFKEAGAQIVSDTAEVWGSAELLLKVKEPISSEYGHLRPDLTLFTYLHLAASRACTDALLSAGTTSIAYETVTDSRGRLPLLAPMSEVAGRLAPQAGGYHLMRSAGGRGMLLGGVPGAPGADVVVLGAGVAGANAIAIAAGMRATLTVLDVDVDKLRVIDEQYAGAVRTQYSTALSVREAVTGADLVIGAVLLPGAKAPTLVSNELVSQMRPGAVLVDIAIDQGGCFEDSRPTTHADPTYRVHDTVFYCVANMPGAVPHTSTRALTNATLPHVLRLADQGWRAATEADPHLAAGLSTHHGVLLSEEVAQAHGLERGTL is encoded by the coding sequence ATGCGCGTCGCAGTGCCGAAGGAGACCAAGGACAACGAGTTCCGGGTGGCGCTCACGCCCGCCGGGGTGCACGAGCTCGTCGGGCGGGGGCACGAGGTCGTCGTCGAGCACGACGCCGGCGCCGGGTCCGCGATCTCCGACGCCGACTTCAAGGAGGCCGGGGCGCAGATCGTGTCCGACACCGCCGAGGTGTGGGGCTCGGCCGAGCTGCTGCTCAAGGTGAAGGAGCCGATCTCCTCGGAGTACGGCCACCTGCGCCCGGACCTGACGCTGTTCACCTACCTGCACCTGGCCGCGTCGCGCGCCTGCACCGACGCACTGCTGTCGGCGGGGACGACCTCCATCGCCTACGAGACCGTCACCGACTCCCGTGGCCGGCTGCCGCTGCTCGCCCCGATGAGCGAGGTCGCGGGCCGGCTCGCCCCGCAGGCCGGCGGTTACCACCTCATGCGCTCGGCGGGCGGGCGCGGCATGCTCCTGGGCGGCGTCCCGGGCGCGCCGGGCGCCGACGTCGTCGTGCTCGGTGCCGGGGTCGCGGGGGCGAACGCCATCGCCATCGCCGCCGGCATGCGCGCGACGCTGACCGTGCTCGACGTCGACGTGGACAAGCTCCGCGTGATCGACGAGCAGTACGCCGGTGCCGTGCGCACCCAGTACTCCACCGCGCTGTCCGTGCGCGAGGCGGTGACCGGTGCCGACCTGGTGATCGGCGCGGTCCTGCTGCCCGGGGCCAAGGCGCCGACCCTGGTGTCGAACGAGCTCGTCTCCCAGATGCGGCCCGGCGCCGTACTCGTCGACATCGCGATCGACCAGGGCGGATGCTTCGAGGACTCGCGGCCCACCACCCATGCCGACCCGACCTACCGGGTGCACGACACCGTCTTCTACTGCGTCGCGAACATGCCCGGTGCGGTGCCGCACACCTCGACCCGCGCCCTCACCAACGCGACGCTGCCCCACGTGCTGCGCCTGGCCGACCAGGGCTGGCGGGCCGCGACCGAGGCCGACCCGCACCTCGCCGCGGGCCTGTCGACCCATCACGGCGTGCTCCTCTCCGAGGAGGTCGCGCAGGCCCACGGGCTGGAGCGCGGGACCCTCTGA
- a CDS encoding long-chain fatty acid--CoA ligase, translated as MLGLMQDRPLTLPHVFHRAEQLFGRKRMVTARPDGTEDVVTVAQWAGRVRRLATVLDTLGVSADGRVGTFCWNTSRHLELYLAAPCTGRVLHTLNIRLHPDQLVYVAEHAGDEVVFVDRSLLPLFWPHVDRLPGVAHVVVLDDGADVAVPDDPRIRSYEELLAAAEPYAGRFVVDDENTAAAMCYTSGTTGNPKGVVYSHRSTMLHSLVTLLADGPALAERDVVMPVVPMFHANAWGLPYGCLLAGTDLVFPGPDLSPGAIVDLVERHRVTVTGGVPTIWMNVLPLLGDHDLSSLRTIFCGGSAVPKALCEEYRVRLGVPLLHIWGMTETSPIGTMGVLGSHLDGASDDELAAARVRQGRPMPLVEMRIVDPETGEEMPWDDHATGEVQASGPWIAKEYYRGEGGGAQFTDDGRLRTGDVATVDPYGSFRLVDRTKDLIKSGGEWIGTVELENEIMAHPKVAEAAVIGVAHPRWVERPLACVVVEDGQSLTLDELREFLADRVAKWWLPDALELVDEVPKTSVGKFSKKTLRERFADYTLPTA; from the coding sequence GTGCTCGGACTGATGCAGGACCGCCCGCTGACCCTGCCGCACGTGTTCCACCGCGCGGAGCAGCTGTTCGGGCGCAAACGGATGGTGACCGCTCGACCGGACGGCACCGAGGACGTCGTCACGGTGGCCCAGTGGGCCGGACGGGTACGGCGGCTCGCGACCGTCCTGGACACCCTGGGCGTCTCCGCGGACGGCCGCGTCGGCACGTTCTGCTGGAACACCTCCCGGCACCTGGAGCTCTACCTCGCCGCCCCGTGCACCGGCCGGGTGCTGCACACGCTCAACATCCGGCTGCACCCCGACCAGCTCGTCTACGTCGCCGAGCACGCCGGCGACGAGGTCGTCTTCGTCGACCGGTCCCTGCTGCCGCTGTTCTGGCCGCACGTCGACCGGCTGCCCGGCGTCGCGCACGTGGTGGTGCTCGACGACGGCGCCGACGTCGCGGTCCCCGACGACCCGCGGATCCGGTCCTACGAGGAGCTCCTGGCCGCGGCCGAGCCGTACGCGGGCCGGTTCGTCGTCGACGACGAGAACACCGCCGCCGCGATGTGCTACACGTCCGGGACCACCGGGAACCCGAAGGGCGTGGTCTACAGCCACCGCTCGACGATGCTGCACTCGCTCGTCACGCTGCTCGCCGACGGTCCCGCGCTGGCCGAGCGCGACGTCGTCATGCCGGTGGTGCCGATGTTCCATGCGAACGCCTGGGGCCTGCCCTACGGCTGTCTGCTCGCGGGCACCGACCTGGTCTTCCCCGGCCCGGACCTGTCCCCTGGCGCGATCGTCGACCTCGTCGAGCGGCACCGGGTCACCGTCACCGGCGGGGTCCCGACGATCTGGATGAACGTCCTGCCGCTGCTCGGCGACCACGACCTGTCCTCGCTGCGCACGATCTTCTGCGGCGGCTCGGCGGTCCCGAAGGCGCTGTGCGAGGAGTACCGCGTCCGGCTCGGGGTGCCGCTGCTGCACATCTGGGGCATGACCGAGACCTCCCCGATCGGCACGATGGGCGTGCTCGGCTCGCACCTCGACGGCGCCTCCGACGACGAGCTCGCCGCCGCCCGCGTCCGCCAGGGCAGGCCGATGCCGCTGGTGGAGATGCGGATCGTCGACCCCGAGACCGGTGAGGAGATGCCCTGGGACGACCACGCCACCGGTGAGGTGCAGGCGTCGGGGCCGTGGATCGCGAAGGAGTACTACCGCGGTGAGGGCGGCGGCGCCCAGTTCACCGACGACGGCAGGCTGCGCACCGGCGACGTCGCCACCGTCGACCCGTACGGCTCGTTCCGGCTGGTCGACCGCACCAAGGACCTGATCAAGTCCGGCGGCGAGTGGATCGGCACCGTCGAGCTGGAGAACGAGATCATGGCGCACCCGAAGGTGGCCGAGGCCGCGGTGATCGGCGTCGCGCACCCGCGGTGGGTGGAGCGGCCGCTGGCCTGCGTCGTCGTCGAGGACGGGCAGTCCCTCACCCTCGACGAGCTGCGGGAGTTCCTGGCCGACCGGGTCGCGAAGTGGTGGCTCCCCGACGCGCTGGAGCTGGTCGACGAGGTGCCCAAGACCAGCGTCGGCAAGTTCTCCAAGAAGACCCTGCGCGAGCGGTTCGCGGACTACACCCTGCCGACCGCATGA